Proteins from a single region of Apium graveolens cultivar Ventura chromosome 7, ASM990537v1, whole genome shotgun sequence:
- the LOC141672903 gene encoding uncharacterized protein LOC141672903 isoform X1 → MSGVEIVPKEYGYVILMVALSGILNLWMGYQVVKARIKYNVRLPRLYASESDNKDAKLFNCIQRGHQNTLEWMPLFLTLMAMGGIKHPIISAVFGLVYVVARYFYFTGYSTGHPQKRLTIGVYNYIALAGLLLCTISCGLGFLLA, encoded by the exons ATGAGCGGAGTAGAAATTGTACCAAAAGAGTATGGATACGTGATTCTGATGGTTGCTCTCTCTGGTATTCTTAACCTTTGGATGGGTTATCAAGTTGTCAAAGCTCGCATCAA GTATAATGTCCGGTTGCCTAGATTATATGCTTCAGAATCTGATAATAAGGATGCCAAACTCTTCAACTGTATTCAG AGAGGTCACCAGAACACATTGGAGTGGATGCCCTTATTTTTAACTTTGATGGCAATGGGAGGGATAAAACATCCTATTATATCTGCTGTGTTTGGGTTAGTTTACGTTGTTGCTCGTTATTTCTATTTCACCGGCTACTCTACTGGCCATCCCCAAAAACGCCTTACTATTGG AGTTTATAACTACATAGCCCTGGCGGGGCTTCTTCTATGCACCATTTCTTGTGGACTTGGTTTTCTCCTTGCATGA
- the LOC141672903 gene encoding uncharacterized protein LOC141672903 isoform X2, producing the protein MSGVEIVPKEYGYVILMVALSGILNLWMGYQVVKARIKLYASESDNKDAKLFNCIQRGHQNTLEWMPLFLTLMAMGGIKHPIISAVFGLVYVVARYFYFTGYSTGHPQKRLTIGVYNYIALAGLLLCTISCGLGFLLA; encoded by the exons ATGAGCGGAGTAGAAATTGTACCAAAAGAGTATGGATACGTGATTCTGATGGTTGCTCTCTCTGGTATTCTTAACCTTTGGATGGGTTATCAAGTTGTCAAAGCTCGCATCAA ATTATATGCTTCAGAATCTGATAATAAGGATGCCAAACTCTTCAACTGTATTCAG AGAGGTCACCAGAACACATTGGAGTGGATGCCCTTATTTTTAACTTTGATGGCAATGGGAGGGATAAAACATCCTATTATATCTGCTGTGTTTGGGTTAGTTTACGTTGTTGCTCGTTATTTCTATTTCACCGGCTACTCTACTGGCCATCCCCAAAAACGCCTTACTATTGG AGTTTATAACTACATAGCCCTGGCGGGGCTTCTTCTATGCACCATTTCTTGTGGACTTGGTTTTCTCCTTGCATGA
- the LOC141672280 gene encoding uncharacterized protein LOC141672280, with product MGAVEMLPREYGYVVLILAAAGFLNFWMSSQVGKARRKYDVQYPTLYALESENKDAKAFNCVQRGHQNSLEYLPMFLTFMTVGGMKHPIVASVLGCIYLVARYFYFVGYSTGDPKKRLTVGVYNFVSLIGLILCTVSCGVGFLLA from the exons ATGGGCGCAGTAGAAATGCTACCAAGAGAGTATGGTTACGTGGTTTTGATTCTTGCTGCCGCAGGCTTTTTGAACTTTTGGATGAGTTCTCAAGTTGGCAAGGCTCGCAGGAA GTATGATGTTCAGTACCCTACGTTGTATGCTTTGGAGTCTGAAAATAAGGATGCCAAAGCCTTCAATTGTGTTCAG AGAGGTCACCAGAACTCACTGGAGTACCTGCCCATGTTCTTAACATTCATGACAGTTGGAGGGATGAAGCACCCCATTGTAGCTTCTGTGTTGGGTTGTATTTACCTTGTTGCTCGTTATTTCTATTTCGTCGGCTATTCTACTGGCGATCCCAAGAAACGCCTCACTGTTGG AGTTTATAATTTCGTATCACTTATTGGGTTGATTCTTTGCACTGTGTCTTGCGGAGTTGGTTTTCTCCTTGCATGA